A single Desulfobaculum bizertense DSM 18034 DNA region contains:
- a CDS encoding ABC transporter permease yields MTLFALLGALEQGLVYGIMVLGVYLTFRILDFPDLTVDGSLPLGAAVTAVAITHGIDPTLSLVCAMFAGFLAGAVTGILNTKFGILHLLASILTMTALYSINIRIMGAPNIALLGVDTVMDSISAFGLPAYIASPVFFGIVAILVCVGLVWFLYTEHGQTLLATGGNKQMITSQGVDTDKIIIIGVGLSNAMVALCGGLVAQNQGAADVNMGVGTIVAGLASVIVGETLFGSSSIPRAIFAALAGSVLYRVAIALALGLKIGSFSFTPSDLNLITAVLVIAALSLPKLKKRFA; encoded by the coding sequence ATGACCCTTTTTGCGTTACTCGGCGCCCTCGAACAGGGACTCGTGTACGGCATTATGGTTCTGGGCGTATACCTGACGTTCAGAATTCTCGATTTCCCCGATCTGACCGTCGACGGCAGTCTGCCTCTTGGCGCTGCTGTCACTGCCGTTGCCATCACGCACGGCATTGACCCGACGCTCTCTCTTGTCTGTGCCATGTTTGCCGGATTCCTCGCAGGTGCCGTCACAGGCATCCTGAATACCAAGTTCGGCATTCTGCACCTGCTGGCATCCATTCTAACCATGACGGCGCTGTATTCCATCAATATCCGAATCATGGGCGCACCAAACATCGCCCTGCTTGGCGTCGACACGGTTATGGATTCCATTAGTGCATTTGGGCTTCCTGCCTACATTGCCTCTCCTGTCTTTTTTGGCATTGTCGCCATTCTGGTTTGCGTCGGCCTTGTGTGGTTCCTCTACACAGAACATGGCCAGACCCTGCTTGCCACAGGTGGCAACAAGCAGATGATTACCAGTCAGGGTGTTGATACCGACAAAATCATTATCATCGGCGTTGGCCTGTCCAATGCGATGGTTGCCCTGTGCGGCGGACTCGTCGCCCAGAATCAGGGAGCCGCAGATGTCAACATGGGTGTTGGAACCATTGTTGCCGGACTGGCCTCTGTTATTGTTGGTGAAACCCTGTTTGGCTCCAGCAGCATCCCTCGGGCTATCTTTGCAGCTTTGGCCGGTTCTGTTCTGTACCGCGTTGCCATTGCGCTGGCCCTTGGTCTGAAGATTGGCAGCTTCTCTTTTACTCCAAGTGACCTGAACCTCATCACTGCGGTTCTGGTTATTGCTGCCCTGTCTCTTCCCAAACTCAAAAAGAGGTTTGCGTAA
- a CDS encoding ABC transporter ATP-binding protein, whose translation MLRLEDICLSFHKGSVNEVQALNSLNLTIHEGDFITVIGSNGAGKSTLLNTLAGTYFPDSGSIVLMENDITRWPEYRRARHMGRVFQDPLMGTCASMTIAQNLALARRRSSKRSFRPGVTAADKAYFRKEVHKIGLGLEDRLNDRIGLLSGGQRQALTLLMATMVRPDILLLDEHTAALDPKTANSVLKLTEFLVEDLKLTTLMVTHNMNQAIKMGNRLIMLHQGEVILDVSGEAKQALTVNELLARFYAVKGEDFSSDRMLLS comes from the coding sequence ATGCTGCGACTTGAAGATATTTGCCTCAGCTTCCACAAAGGAAGCGTCAACGAGGTTCAGGCGCTGAACTCGCTGAACCTCACCATTCACGAGGGTGACTTCATTACAGTGATTGGCTCCAACGGAGCAGGAAAGTCTACTCTTCTGAACACCTTGGCGGGGACGTATTTTCCTGATAGTGGTTCGATCGTCCTCATGGAAAATGACATCACGCGCTGGCCGGAGTACCGCCGCGCACGTCATATGGGACGAGTCTTTCAGGACCCTCTGATGGGGACCTGTGCCTCCATGACCATTGCCCAGAATCTTGCCCTTGCCCGTCGACGCTCCTCAAAACGGAGCTTTCGCCCCGGCGTTACCGCTGCGGACAAGGCCTACTTCCGCAAAGAAGTTCACAAGATTGGACTGGGGCTTGAGGACCGGCTCAATGACCGAATCGGTCTGCTGTCTGGAGGCCAGCGACAGGCTCTGACCCTGCTCATGGCGACGATGGTACGGCCGGACATTCTGCTTCTGGACGAGCATACGGCGGCGCTTGATCCCAAGACTGCCAACTCTGTTCTCAAACTCACGGAATTTCTTGTCGAGGACCTGAAGCTGACCACACTGATGGTTACGCACAACATGAATCAGGCCATTAAAATGGGAAATCGCCTCATCATGCTGCACCAGGGAGAGGTTATCCTTGATGTGTCTGGAGAAGCAAAACAGGCGCTCACCGTCAATGAACTTTTGGCCCGCTTCTACGCGGTCAAGGGTGAAGATTTCTCCTCTGACAGAATGCTCCTGAGTTAA
- the ndk gene encoding nucleoside-diphosphate kinase, protein MTTERTFSIVKPDAVERNLIGKIFAMIEDSGLRIAATKKIHMTKAQAEGFYAVHKDRPFFNDLTDYMCSGPCVVSVLEGENAISRYRELMGATNPENAAEGTIRKRFAKNIEANSVHGSDAPETAATEIAYFFNQLEIVG, encoded by the coding sequence ATGACGACAGAACGCACCTTTTCGATTGTGAAACCCGATGCCGTAGAACGAAACCTCATTGGTAAAATTTTTGCCATGATTGAGGACAGCGGACTGCGCATTGCTGCCACCAAAAAGATTCACATGACCAAGGCGCAGGCCGAAGGCTTTTATGCCGTGCACAAAGACCGTCCGTTCTTCAATGACCTGACGGACTACATGTGTTCTGGTCCCTGTGTTGTGTCTGTACTCGAAGGCGAGAATGCCATTAGCCGCTACCGCGAGCTGATGGGTGCCACAAATCCGGAAAATGCCGCAGAGGGGACAATCCGCAAGCGTTTTGCTAAAAACATTGAAGCGAATTCCGTCCACGGTTCCGATGCCCCCGAAACCGCTGCTACAGAAATCGCCTATTTCTTCAATCAACTGGAGATAGTGGGCTAA
- the proC gene encoding pyrroline-5-carboxylate reductase, producing the protein MKTVLGVVGLGNMGSAIVKGLSCRDDLTIVGFDVNEASMKCLGEKCSMVTARSATELASKADYVIVAVKPQYMKPLLAEIGPVLNKENQCLLSIAAGIRMDQLREDSGTTVPVVRIMPNTPAMIGKGCFAVCLDDAKLSQEQKDFIVSALESLGQVNVLPEQQFDAFTALVGSGPAYVFYFMEAMIEAGVTLGLSRTQATAMTQALCTGSTALVEQSDKHISELREMVCSPAGTTIAATNHMDANAVRATIVEAVNKAYLRSIELGK; encoded by the coding sequence ATGAAAACCGTTCTGGGTGTCGTCGGCCTTGGCAACATGGGAAGCGCCATTGTAAAAGGCCTTTCCTGCCGCGACGACCTGACCATCGTGGGCTTCGACGTGAACGAAGCCAGCATGAAATGCCTTGGAGAAAAATGCAGCATGGTGACTGCGCGTTCTGCAACGGAACTGGCCAGCAAGGCTGACTACGTTATCGTTGCCGTCAAGCCGCAGTACATGAAGCCACTCCTTGCTGAAATCGGCCCGGTGCTCAACAAAGAGAACCAGTGTCTCTTGTCCATCGCCGCAGGTATCCGCATGGACCAGCTGCGCGAGGATTCTGGAACCACTGTCCCAGTGGTGCGGATTATGCCCAACACCCCGGCCATGATTGGCAAGGGCTGCTTTGCGGTCTGCCTTGATGACGCCAAGCTCAGCCAGGAGCAAAAAGACTTTATCGTCAGCGCTCTGGAAAGCCTTGGTCAGGTCAACGTCCTGCCCGAGCAGCAGTTTGACGCGTTTACCGCACTGGTTGGCTCCGGCCCTGCATATGTTTTCTATTTCATGGAAGCGATGATCGAAGCAGGCGTCACCTTGGGTCTGTCTCGAACACAGGCCACAGCAATGACACAGGCCCTGTGCACAGGCTCAACCGCACTGGTTGAGCAAAGCGACAAGCACATTTCCGAACTTCGCGAAATGGTCTGTTCGCCCGCAGGGACAACAATCGCAGCAACCAATCACATGGATGCGAATGCCGTTCGGGCAACGATTGTTGAAGCTGTCAACAAAGCCTATCTGCGCAGCATTGAGCTGGGCAAATAA
- a CDS encoding HAD-IIB family hydrolase, whose product MRPLIEFSREARAKIRYVLTDIDDTLTNDGQLPAAAYMAMEKLHTAGIKVIPITGRPAGWCDHIARMWPVDGLVGENGAFYFRYDAESRKMVRRYFKNETERIEDRKKLKALECKILEEIPGCAVAADQAYREADLAIDFCEDVPALPMTEVRHIAEMFSEVGAEAKISSIHVNGWFGGYDKLSMTRTFLKEVYGEDLDAIREQVVFCGDSPNDCPMFSFFPHGVGVANVKDLEQEMDALPSWITPERGGYGFAQLAEALLDAR is encoded by the coding sequence ATGCGCCCTCTTATCGAATTTTCCCGCGAGGCACGTGCCAAAATCCGCTACGTGCTCACAGACATTGACGATACCCTGACCAACGACGGCCAGCTTCCGGCCGCTGCATACATGGCAATGGAAAAGCTTCACACCGCAGGCATCAAAGTTATTCCCATCACAGGCCGCCCTGCTGGCTGGTGCGATCACATTGCCCGCATGTGGCCCGTTGACGGACTGGTTGGAGAAAACGGTGCCTTTTATTTCCGCTATGACGCGGAGTCCCGCAAAATGGTTCGCCGCTATTTTAAGAATGAAACAGAACGCATCGAGGATCGCAAAAAGCTCAAGGCTCTGGAATGCAAAATTCTGGAAGAAATTCCCGGTTGCGCAGTCGCAGCGGATCAGGCCTACCGCGAGGCAGATCTCGCCATTGATTTTTGTGAAGACGTTCCAGCCCTGCCCATGACTGAAGTTCGCCACATTGCAGAGATGTTCTCAGAAGTTGGTGCCGAGGCAAAAATCAGCTCTATCCACGTCAATGGCTGGTTTGGCGGCTATGACAAGCTTTCCATGACCAGAACATTCCTCAAAGAAGTCTACGGCGAAGATCTCGATGCAATCCGCGAACAGGTCGTGTTCTGTGGCGACTCTCCCAATGACTGCCCAATGTTCTCCTTTTTCCCTCATGGGGTAGGCGTCGCCAACGTCAAAGACCTTGAGCAGGAAATGGATGCACTACCAAGCTGGATCACTCCAGAACGTGGAGGTTATGGATTTGCCCAGCTCGCCGAGGCTCTGCTCGACGCGCGCTAA
- a CDS encoding DUF6765 family protein — MQIDFHHTVSYVVAREAGFGHEDASQIAYAAQYVDDAVNSHPVRFDDGEMFARICSAHEMLDYRNFKELANHLVWIPFHFLPGNTNEQGHPAERFVCKPDSEVAREMVRACIRDADAQYALMRLGVTLHVYADTWAHQEFAGINHPHNDIRDIRHESDATRPWFQKICTYFGDCFDKATGQFVGDALPLGHGAALSYPDLPYLSWSYQDAYGHRHTRNNTLEFLHAADMMCRAARAFRTRNAQFENTEGLSDSALALIRMNFEKFTEEDGNSRHENWLRSLREDFGYEVVPQYIHKGPNSWQFQALGRAVASTPQGPEFHMWDGFYRSSWKLFHDALAAHQYDVLRRILPQFGILAA; from the coding sequence ATGCAGATAGATTTTCACCATACTGTCAGCTATGTCGTCGCCCGCGAGGCTGGTTTTGGGCATGAAGATGCAAGCCAGATTGCGTATGCTGCCCAGTATGTTGATGATGCGGTTAATTCCCATCCCGTGCGTTTTGATGATGGAGAGATGTTTGCACGCATCTGCTCCGCACACGAGATGCTTGATTACCGGAACTTTAAGGAACTTGCGAACCATCTTGTTTGGATTCCTTTTCACTTCCTGCCCGGCAATACGAACGAGCAGGGACATCCAGCAGAGCGTTTTGTTTGCAAGCCAGACAGTGAGGTTGCCCGGGAAATGGTTCGGGCCTGCATTCGCGATGCTGATGCACAGTACGCCCTGATGCGCCTTGGAGTCACTCTCCATGTGTATGCGGACACATGGGCACATCAAGAATTTGCAGGAATCAACCATCCCCATAACGACATTCGTGACATTCGCCACGAATCCGATGCAACCCGGCCGTGGTTCCAAAAAATCTGCACCTACTTTGGCGACTGCTTTGACAAGGCCACAGGCCAATTCGTGGGAGATGCGCTCCCACTTGGGCACGGAGCAGCACTATCGTACCCTGATTTGCCATACCTCAGCTGGTCATATCAGGACGCGTATGGTCATCGGCATACAAGAAACAATACGCTGGAATTTCTTCATGCCGCTGACATGATGTGCCGCGCTGCCCGCGCATTCCGAACCCGGAATGCCCAGTTTGAAAACACCGAGGGTCTCTCAGACTCAGCTCTGGCCCTCATTCGCATGAATTTTGAAAAATTTACTGAGGAAGATGGCAACTCTCGCCACGAAAACTGGTTACGCTCCCTTCGTGAAGACTTTGGCTATGAAGTCGTACCTCAGTACATTCACAAGGGTCCAAATTCGTGGCAATTCCAGGCTCTTGGCCGTGCCGTCGCGAGCACGCCCCAAGGTCCAGAGTTCCATATGTGGGACGGTTTTTATCGCAGTAGCTGGAAACTGTTCCACGATGCTCTCGCAGCGCATCAGTATGATGTTTTGCGACGCATTCTTCCGCAGTTTGGGATTCTGGCGGCATAG